A window of Aquitalea denitrificans contains these coding sequences:
- the adh gene encoding aldehyde dehydrogenase gives MYQQALAALSKKLPLKSRYDNFIGGRWVAPVQGQYFTNISPIDGKPLCDIARSTAADIELALDAAHAAADRWGRTAPAVRANVLLKIADRLEEYLPFLALVETLDNGKPIRETNAADLPLAVDHFRYFASCLRSQEGSLSELDEDTVAYHFHEPLGVVGQIIPWNFPLLMAAWKLAPALAAGNCIVLKPAEQTPMAILVLMEVIADLLPEGVLNVVNGFGVEAGKPLATNPRIAKVAFTGETGTGRLIMQYAAENIIPVTLELGGKSPNIFFEDVMREDDDFFDKALEGFAMFALNQGEVCTCPSRVLVQESIYEAFMERAVARVKSIKQGNPLDMATMIGAQASREQLDKILSYIDIGRAEGAQVLTGGGQAHLGGALAEGFYVEPTILAGHNKMRVFQEEIFGPVVAVTTFKDKEEALRIANDSAFGLGAGVWTRDGNTAYRMGREIKAGRVWTNCYHLYPAHAAFGGYKKSGIGRETHKMMLDHYQQTKNLLVSYSPKALGFF, from the coding sequence ATGTATCAGCAAGCGCTCGCAGCACTCAGCAAGAAACTCCCGCTGAAATCCCGTTACGACAACTTCATCGGCGGCCGCTGGGTGGCACCGGTACAGGGCCAGTACTTCACCAACATCAGCCCGATCGATGGCAAGCCGCTGTGTGACATTGCCCGCTCCACCGCTGCCGATATCGAACTGGCACTGGATGCCGCTCATGCCGCCGCCGACCGCTGGGGCCGCACCGCACCGGCTGTGCGTGCCAATGTATTGCTGAAGATTGCTGACCGTCTGGAAGAGTACCTGCCTTTCCTCGCGCTGGTGGAAACCCTGGACAACGGCAAGCCCATCCGCGAAACCAATGCCGCCGACCTGCCGCTGGCCGTGGATCACTTCCGCTATTTCGCCTCCTGCCTGCGGTCGCAGGAAGGCTCGCTGTCCGAGCTGGACGAAGACACCGTGGCCTACCATTTCCACGAACCGCTGGGCGTGGTGGGGCAGATCATCCCGTGGAACTTCCCCCTGCTGATGGCAGCCTGGAAGCTGGCTCCGGCGCTGGCTGCCGGTAACTGCATCGTGCTCAAGCCGGCCGAGCAGACCCCGATGGCCATTCTGGTGCTGATGGAAGTGATTGCCGACCTGCTGCCGGAAGGCGTGCTCAATGTGGTGAACGGTTTTGGCGTGGAGGCCGGCAAGCCGTTGGCCACCAATCCGCGCATTGCCAAGGTGGCCTTTACCGGTGAAACCGGCACTGGCCGCCTGATCATGCAATACGCAGCCGAAAACATCATTCCGGTGACGCTGGAGCTGGGTGGCAAGTCGCCCAACATCTTCTTTGAAGACGTGATGCGCGAAGACGACGACTTCTTTGACAAGGCGCTGGAGGGTTTTGCCATGTTTGCCCTGAATCAGGGTGAAGTATGTACCTGCCCGTCGCGCGTGCTGGTGCAGGAGTCCATCTACGAAGCCTTCATGGAGCGTGCGGTCGCCCGCGTCAAGTCCATCAAGCAGGGCAACCCGCTGGACATGGCAACCATGATCGGTGCCCAGGCCTCACGCGAGCAGCTGGACAAGATCCTGTCCTACATCGATATCGGCCGCGCCGAAGGCGCACAGGTACTGACCGGTGGTGGTCAGGCGCATCTGGGTGGTGCTCTGGCCGAGGGCTTCTATGTAGAACCCACCATTCTGGCCGGTCATAACAAGATGCGCGTGTTCCAGGAGGAAATCTTCGGACCGGTTGTCGCCGTGACTACGTTCAAGGACAAGGAAGAAGCCCTGCGCATTGCCAACGACAGCGCCTTTGGCCTGGGAGCCGGTGTCTGGACCCGTGACGGCAATACTGCCTACCGCATGGGCCGCGAGATCAAGGCTGGCCGTGTCTGGACCAACTGCTACCACCTCTACCCGGCACATGCTGCCTTTGGTGGTTACAAGAAATCCGGTATCGGTCGTGAAACGCACAAAATGATGCTGGATCACTACCAGCAAACCAAAAACCTGCTGGTAAGCTATAGCCCGAAGGCACTGGGCTTCTTCTAA
- a CDS encoding DUF779 domain-containing protein codes for MISRVNMTERAAELLSVLCQRHGSLLFHQSGGCCDGSAPLCFTQQEFRVGDHDILLGEIGGCPFYISAFLYGYWQNCQLTIDAQPGRSSSFSLEGSEGMRFVTLSRLFTEQELAMLAQPPATTA; via the coding sequence ATGATTTCCCGCGTCAACATGACTGAGCGTGCTGCGGAACTATTGTCGGTGTTGTGCCAGCGTCATGGTTCCTTGCTGTTCCACCAGTCTGGTGGGTGTTGTGACGGCAGCGCGCCACTGTGCTTTACCCAGCAGGAATTCCGTGTTGGCGATCATGACATTTTGCTGGGAGAAATCGGCGGCTGCCCTTTTTATATCAGCGCGTTTTTGTATGGTTATTGGCAGAACTGCCAACTGACCATCGATGCCCAGCCAGGGCGCAGCAGCAGCTTTTCGTTGGAAGGGAGTGAAGGCATGCGCTTTGTAACCCTGTCGCGCCTGTTTACCGAACAGGAACTGGCCATGCTGGCGCAGCCACCTGCAACCACAGCCTGA
- a CDS encoding DUF1289 domain-containing protein, whose product MLERPDSPCIARCTTAVGDNVCRGCARSFTEISNWCFMEGTEREQVWQRLPLRQPLLDIAERLGTLLDLQNLDGIEWGVVRLEGRAILLRLHKAQLQLRLPDGRALPLAMEQGLDGVEAQLHQYITLAN is encoded by the coding sequence GTGTTGGAGCGTCCCGACTCCCCATGTATCGCACGTTGCACGACTGCGGTAGGTGACAATGTCTGTCGTGGTTGTGCCCGCAGTTTTACCGAGATTTCCAACTGGTGCTTCATGGAAGGCACAGAGCGCGAACAGGTGTGGCAACGGTTGCCGCTACGCCAGCCACTGCTGGATATTGCCGAGCGCTTGGGTACCTTGCTCGACTTGCAAAACTTGGACGGCATTGAGTGGGGTGTCGTACGGCTGGAGGGCCGGGCGATCCTGCTACGTCTGCATAAGGCACAACTGCAACTGCGCTTGCCCGATGGCCGGGCCTTGCCGCTGGCCATGGAACAAGGGCTGGATGGGGTGGAAGCGCAACTGCACCAATATATTACGTTAGCAAATTAG
- a CDS encoding methyltransferase domain-containing protein, which yields MAQDSSLPEFWDQRYQQGVTPWEGASPDEQMHRFIATLPAASRILLPGCGSASDVPWLVKAGMQVDAIDFSLEAIQRATLALQDTPARLWQADFFALPARQAYDAIFERAFLCALPPGRWDDYTQKMSQLICPGGYLAGVFFLAEKPKGPPFGTSLPALQQLFSGHFVLQECRTVDSTIPVFAGQEFWMVWQRLPAEASGGE from the coding sequence ATGGCGCAAGACAGCTCGCTGCCAGAATTCTGGGATCAGCGCTATCAGCAGGGGGTGACCCCCTGGGAAGGTGCCAGCCCAGATGAGCAGATGCATCGTTTCATTGCCACGCTGCCTGCAGCTAGCAGGATTCTTCTGCCTGGTTGCGGCAGTGCCAGCGACGTGCCCTGGTTGGTAAAGGCGGGCATGCAAGTGGATGCCATCGACTTCAGTCTTGAAGCCATCCAGCGCGCTACGCTTGCCTTGCAAGACACCCCGGCCCGCTTATGGCAGGCAGATTTCTTTGCCCTGCCGGCCCGGCAAGCTTATGACGCAATATTTGAACGTGCTTTTCTCTGTGCCTTGCCGCCAGGCCGCTGGGACGACTATACCCAGAAGATGAGTCAGTTGATTTGCCCCGGTGGTTACCTGGCAGGGGTGTTTTTTCTGGCCGAGAAACCGAAGGGACCACCGTTTGGTACCAGCCTGCCGGCGCTGCAGCAGCTTTTTTCCGGACACTTTGTCTTGCAGGAGTGTCGGACAGTTGACTCCACCATCCCCGTCTTTGCTGGTCAGGAGTTCTGGATGGTTTGGCAGCGTCTACCTGCGGAAGCGAGTGGCGGGGAGTGA